Proteins co-encoded in one Cricetulus griseus strain 17A/GY chromosome 1 unlocalized genomic scaffold, alternate assembly CriGri-PICRH-1.0 chr1_1, whole genome shotgun sequence genomic window:
- the Ap1g2 gene encoding AP-1 complex subunit gamma-like 2 isoform X1 has translation MRSGDVLARMVVPSLKLQDLIEEIRGAKTQAQEREVIQKECAQIRASFRDGDPLQRHRQLAKLLYVHMLGYPAHFGQMECLKLIASPRFTDKRVGYLGAMLLLDERHDAHLLITNSIKNDLSQGIQPVQGLALCTLSTMGSAEMCRDLATEVEKLLLQPSPYVRKKAVLTAVHMIRKDPELSSVFLPPCAKLLHERHHGILLGTTTLITELCERNPAALRHFRKVVPQLVQILRTLVTTGYSTEHSICGVSDPFLQVQILRLLRILGRNHEESSEAMNDLLAQVATNTDTSRNAGNAVLLETVLTIMDIHSAAGLRVLAVNILGRFLLNNDKNIRYVALTSLLRLVQSDHNAVQRHRSTVVECLQETDASLSRRALELSLALVNSSNVRAMMQELQAFLESCPPDLRADCASGILLAAERFAPSKRWHIDTILHVLTTAGTHVRDDAVANLTQLIGEAQELHAYSVRRLYSALAEDISQQPLAQVAAWCIGEYGDLLLEGNCEEIEPFRVEEEEVLALLEKLLQSHLSLPATRGYAITALMKLSTRLRGDNNRIRQVVSIYGSCVDIELQQRAVEYNVLFQKYDHMRAAILEKMPLVDRSDSQVVEERKENKAGAQLLEAAAPVPTEPQAAKLLDLLDLLDDTPGHAQHLPPLAPSPGEALVHLLDLPCVPPPPAPIPSLRVFERDGVQLDLSFVRPLETPGLLLVTATTTNSSKEDATHFICQAAVPKSFQMQLQAPSGDTIPAQGGLPVTQLFRILNPNKATLRLKLRLTYNHFGQPVQEIFEVDNLPVETWQ, from the exons ATGCGTAGTGGGGATGTCCTTGCGAG GATGGTGGTGCCTTCGTTGAAACTTCAGGACCTAATCGAAGAGATACGCGGGGCCAAGACTCAGGCCCAGGAACGGGAAGTGATTCAGAAGGAGTGTGCTCAAATTCGGGCCTCCTTCCGCGATGGGGACCCTCTGCAGAGGCATCGCCAGCTGGCCAAATTGCTCTACGTCCACATGTTGGGCTACCCCGCCCACTTTGGACAG ATGGAGTGCCTGAAACTGATCGCCTCCCCCAGATTCACAGACAAGAGGGTGGGCTACCTTGGGGCCATGCTTCTATTGGATGAGAGGCACGATGCCCATCTGCTCATTACCAACAGCATCAAGAA TGACCTGAGCCAAGGGATTCAGCCAGTTCAGGGTCTGGCCCTGTGTACTCTCAGCACCATGGGCTCTGCTGAGATGTGCCGAGACCTAGCCACCGAGGTGGAGAAGCTGCTCCTGCAGCCTAGCCCCTATGTACGAAAGAAG GCTGTTTTGACCGCTGTGCATATGATCCGGAAGGACCCCGAGCTCTCCAGCGTCTTCCTCCCACCTTGTGCCAAACTGCTCCATGAGCGCCATCATG GCATCCTGCTGGGCACCACCACGCTGATCACGGAGCTCTGTGAAAGAAATCCTGCAGCCCTCAGGCACTTTCGCAAG GTGGTACCCCAGCTGGTACAGATCCTCCGGACTCTAGTGACAACAGGATACTCAACAGAGCATAGCATCTGTGGAGTCAGTGATCCCTTCTTACAG GTCCAGATACTTCGTCTGCTTCGAATCCTGGGACGGAACCATGAAGAAAGCAGTGAGGCCATGAATGACTTGCTGGCCCAG GTCGCCACCAACACAGACACCAGCCGAAATGCAGGCAACGCAGTCCTGTTGGAGACAGTGCTAACCATCATGGACATCCACTCTGCAGCTGGCCTCCGG GTTCTAGCTGTTAACATTCTTGGCCGTTTCTTGCTCAACAATGACAAGAATATTAG GTATGTGGCCCTGACGTCATTGCTTCGGCTGGTGCAATCTGATCATAATGCTGTGCAGCGTCACCGGTCCACTGTGGTAGAATGTCTACAGGAAACAGATGCCTCCCTTAGCAG GCGGGCCCTGGAGCTGAGCCTGGCTCTGGTGAACAGCTCCAATGTGCGAGCCATGATGCAGGAGCTACAGGCCTTCCTGGAATCCTGCCCCCCTGATCTTCGGGCTGACTGTGCTTCAGGCATCCTATTGGCTGCAGAGAG GTTTGCTCCAAGCAAGCGGTGGCACATTGACACCATCTTGCACGTGCTGACCACG GCAGGCACCCATGTGAGGGACGACGCAGTAGCCAACCTGACCCAGCTGATTGGGGAGGCCCAGGAGCTTCATGCCTACTCTGTGCGCCGTCTCTACAGTGCCTTAGCAGAGGACATCTCCCAG CAACCACTGGCTCAGGTGGCAGCTTGGTGCATTGGCGAGTATGGGGACCTCCTGCTGGAGGGTAACTGTGAGGAAATCGAGCCTTTTCGG gtggaagaagaggaggtgcTAGCGCTACTGGAAAAACTGCTGCAGTCCCACTTGTCCCTACCAGCCACCCGAGGCTATGCTATCACAGCTCTCATGAAACTCAGCACCCGGCTCCGGGGAGATAACAA TCGTATCCGCCAGGTGGTGTCCATCTACGGGAGCTGTGTGGACATAGAGCTTCAACAGCGGGCTGTGGAGTATAACGTGCTCTTCCAGAAGTATGACCACATGAG GGCTGCCATCCTTGAAAAGATGCCTCTTGTGGATCGAAGTGACTCTCAAGTTgttgaggaaaggaaggaaaacaaagcaggGGCCCAGCTCTTGGAAGCAGCAGCCCCCGTCCCCACAGAGCCCCAG GCCGCTAAGCTCTTGGATCTGCTAGATCTCCTGGATGACACTCCTGGGCATGCCCAGCATCTTCCTCCTCTGGCTCCTTCCCCAGGGGAGGCCTTAGTACACCTTCTCGACCTTCCCTGTGTACCTCCACCCCCTG ctCCCATCCCCAGTCTCAGAGTGTTTGAGCGTGACGGCGTTCAACTGGACCTTTCTTTCGTGCGGCCCCTGGAAACCCCAGGCTTACTCTTagtcactgccaccaccaccaactcCTCAAAGGAGGATGCTACCCACTTTATTTGCCAGGCAGCTGTGCCCAAG AGTTTCCAGATGCAATTACAGGCTCCCAGTGGGGACACAATTCCAGCTCAGGGTGGCCTTCCTGTCACCCAGCTCTTCAGAATCCTCAATCCTAACAAG GCGACTTTGCGACTAAAGCTGCGCCTCACCTACAACCACTTTGGCCAGCCAGTACAGGAGATCTTTGAGGTGGATAACTTGCCTGTGGAGACGTGGCAGTAA
- the Ap1g2 gene encoding AP-1 complex subunit gamma-like 2 isoform X2 — MSAIMVVPQLVQILRTLVTTGYSTEHSICGVSDPFLQVQILRLLRILGRNHEESSEAMNDLLAQVATNTDTSRNAGNAVLLETVLTIMDIHSAAGLRVLAVNILGRFLLNNDKNIRYVALTSLLRLVQSDHNAVQRHRSTVVECLQETDASLSRRALELSLALVNSSNVRAMMQELQAFLESCPPDLRADCASGILLAAERFAPSKRWHIDTILHVLTTAGTHVRDDAVANLTQLIGEAQELHAYSVRRLYSALAEDISQQPLAQVAAWCIGEYGDLLLEGNCEEIEPFRVEEEEVLALLEKLLQSHLSLPATRGYAITALMKLSTRLRGDNNRIRQVVSIYGSCVDIELQQRAVEYNVLFQKYDHMRAAILEKMPLVDRSDSQVVEERKENKAGAQLLEAAAPVPTEPQAAKLLDLLDLLDDTPGHAQHLPPLAPSPGEALVHLLDLPCVPPPPAPIPSLRVFERDGVQLDLSFVRPLETPGLLLVTATTTNSSKEDATHFICQAAVPKSFQMQLQAPSGDTIPAQGGLPVTQLFRILNPNKATLRLKLRLTYNHFGQPVQEIFEVDNLPVETWQ, encoded by the exons ATGAGCGCCATCATG GTGGTACCCCAGCTGGTACAGATCCTCCGGACTCTAGTGACAACAGGATACTCAACAGAGCATAGCATCTGTGGAGTCAGTGATCCCTTCTTACAG GTCCAGATACTTCGTCTGCTTCGAATCCTGGGACGGAACCATGAAGAAAGCAGTGAGGCCATGAATGACTTGCTGGCCCAG GTCGCCACCAACACAGACACCAGCCGAAATGCAGGCAACGCAGTCCTGTTGGAGACAGTGCTAACCATCATGGACATCCACTCTGCAGCTGGCCTCCGG GTTCTAGCTGTTAACATTCTTGGCCGTTTCTTGCTCAACAATGACAAGAATATTAG GTATGTGGCCCTGACGTCATTGCTTCGGCTGGTGCAATCTGATCATAATGCTGTGCAGCGTCACCGGTCCACTGTGGTAGAATGTCTACAGGAAACAGATGCCTCCCTTAGCAG GCGGGCCCTGGAGCTGAGCCTGGCTCTGGTGAACAGCTCCAATGTGCGAGCCATGATGCAGGAGCTACAGGCCTTCCTGGAATCCTGCCCCCCTGATCTTCGGGCTGACTGTGCTTCAGGCATCCTATTGGCTGCAGAGAG GTTTGCTCCAAGCAAGCGGTGGCACATTGACACCATCTTGCACGTGCTGACCACG GCAGGCACCCATGTGAGGGACGACGCAGTAGCCAACCTGACCCAGCTGATTGGGGAGGCCCAGGAGCTTCATGCCTACTCTGTGCGCCGTCTCTACAGTGCCTTAGCAGAGGACATCTCCCAG CAACCACTGGCTCAGGTGGCAGCTTGGTGCATTGGCGAGTATGGGGACCTCCTGCTGGAGGGTAACTGTGAGGAAATCGAGCCTTTTCGG gtggaagaagaggaggtgcTAGCGCTACTGGAAAAACTGCTGCAGTCCCACTTGTCCCTACCAGCCACCCGAGGCTATGCTATCACAGCTCTCATGAAACTCAGCACCCGGCTCCGGGGAGATAACAA TCGTATCCGCCAGGTGGTGTCCATCTACGGGAGCTGTGTGGACATAGAGCTTCAACAGCGGGCTGTGGAGTATAACGTGCTCTTCCAGAAGTATGACCACATGAG GGCTGCCATCCTTGAAAAGATGCCTCTTGTGGATCGAAGTGACTCTCAAGTTgttgaggaaaggaaggaaaacaaagcaggGGCCCAGCTCTTGGAAGCAGCAGCCCCCGTCCCCACAGAGCCCCAG GCCGCTAAGCTCTTGGATCTGCTAGATCTCCTGGATGACACTCCTGGGCATGCCCAGCATCTTCCTCCTCTGGCTCCTTCCCCAGGGGAGGCCTTAGTACACCTTCTCGACCTTCCCTGTGTACCTCCACCCCCTG ctCCCATCCCCAGTCTCAGAGTGTTTGAGCGTGACGGCGTTCAACTGGACCTTTCTTTCGTGCGGCCCCTGGAAACCCCAGGCTTACTCTTagtcactgccaccaccaccaactcCTCAAAGGAGGATGCTACCCACTTTATTTGCCAGGCAGCTGTGCCCAAG AGTTTCCAGATGCAATTACAGGCTCCCAGTGGGGACACAATTCCAGCTCAGGGTGGCCTTCCTGTCACCCAGCTCTTCAGAATCCTCAATCCTAACAAG GCGACTTTGCGACTAAAGCTGCGCCTCACCTACAACCACTTTGGCCAGCCAGTACAGGAGATCTTTGAGGTGGATAACTTGCCTGTGGAGACGTGGCAGTAA